In the genome of Hippoglossus hippoglossus isolate fHipHip1 chromosome 12, fHipHip1.pri, whole genome shotgun sequence, one region contains:
- the surf4 gene encoding surfeit locus protein 4 has translation MGQEELMNTAEDVADQFLRVTKQYLPHLARLCLISTFLEDGIRMWFQWSEQRDYIEGTWSCGYFLATCFVLLNLVGQLGGCVLILSRNFVQYACFGLFGIIALQTVAYSILWDLKFLMRNLALGGGLLLLLAESRSEGKSMFAGVPSMGESSPKQYMQLGGRVLLVLMFMTLLHFDSNFFSILQNMVGTALIILVAIGFKTKLAALTLVIWLLAINVYFNAFWTIPAYKPMHDFLKYDFFQTTSVVGGLLLVVALGPGGVSMDEKKKEW, from the exons ATGGGGCAGGAGGAGCTCATGAACACCGCGGAAGACGTGGCGGATCAG TTCTTGCGGGTAACCAAACAGTACCTTCCCCACCTGGCACGCCTGTGTCTCATCAGCACCTTCCTGGAGGACGGCATCCGCATGTGGTTCCAGTGGAGTGAGCAGAGGGACTACATCGAGGGTACCTGGAGCTGTGGCTACTTCCTGGCTACGTGCTTTGTGCTGCTTAACCTCGTAGGACAGCTGG GCGGCTGTGTCCTCATCCTCAGTAGAAATTTTGTACAGTATGCCTGCTTTGGATTATTTGGCATCATAGCGCTACAG aCTGTCGCTTACAGCATTTTATGGGACCTTAAATTTTTGATGAG AAACCTTGCCCTCGGAGGTGGTTTGCTCCTGCTGCTGGCCGAGTCTCGTTCGGAAGGAAAGAGCATGTTCGCCGGAGTCCCCTCCATGGGAGAGAGCTCGCCGAAGCAGTACATGCAGCTGGGCGGTCGAGTTCTGCTGGTGCTCATGTTCATGACTCTGCTGCACTTTGACTCCAACTTCTTCTCT ATCCTGCAGAACATGGTGGGAACCGCCCTCATCATCCTGGTGGCCATCGGCTTCAAAACTAAACTCGCGGCGTTGACTCTCGTCATTTGGCTTCTGGCTATCAACGTCTACTTCAATGCTTTCTGGACCATCCCCGCCTACAAGCCCATGCACGACTTCCTCAAGTACGACTTCTTCCAGACCACCTCTGTCGTCGGCGgcctgctgctggtggtggcgCTTGGTCCTGGCGGCGTGTCCATGGACGAGAAAAAGAAGGAGTGGTAG
- the c12h9orf16 gene encoding UPF0184 protein C9orf16 homolog produces the protein MSGPNGDPSMSMEDGIINDEDDFGDGEYMAINSMLDQINSYLDGLEERNDSLNGKMHELLESNRQARLEFRAQLLGSENQDENQPSDGKEELKEDDGGSQMSDKSE, from the exons ATGTCTGGACCGAACGGAGATCCGAGCATGTCTATGGAGGACGGCATCATTAACGATGAAGATGACTTCGGTGACGGAG AGTACATGGCCATCAACTCCATGCTTGATCAGATCAACTCCTATCTCGACGGCCTGGAGGAGCGCAACGACTCGCTCAACGGCAAAATGCACGAACTGCTGGAGTCAAACCGACAGGCCCGGCTGGAGTTCAGGGCCCAGCTGCTTGGCTCTGAAAACCAGGATGAGAATCAACCCTCAGACGGcaaggaggagctgaaggaagATGATGGGGGCTCGCAAATGAGCGACAAGAGCGAGTAG
- the surf2 gene encoding surfeit locus protein 2, whose product MEELPADLGAFLLNHPFLQLTDSKKIKCTLNGHEFPCNLTELQKFTQGKKYEKLSATAEFNYSQHEPHVVPSIKQTNQLFCKLTLRHLNRQPHHVLRHVNGKRFKKALAKYEECVKQGIDFVPARLKQKKPRDNVGEDVGRGRASKQGRGTLDPSSSDEDHSDSEDSMSDLYPTSVFTLKNTEEENMEGEGNEEEDDFKTDEDEGMEVDKQEVQKRKKVQGGDLQKKFKNNQSKSGRKTNGKVRNAK is encoded by the exons ATGGAGGAATTACCTGCGGACCTCGGAGCGTTTCTCCTCAACCACCCGTTCCTCCAGCTCACAGACAGCAAGAAG atcaAATGCACACTGAATGGCCACGAGTTTCCGTGCAAcctgacagagctgcagaagtTCACTCAGGGGAAGAAGTATGAGAAGCTGAGCGCCACAGCAGAGTTCAACTACAGCCAGCACGAGCCTCACGTCGTGCCAAGCATAAAACAAAC CAATCAGCTCTTCTGTAAACTGACACTCAGACATCTCAACCGGCAGCCGCATCATGTCCTCAGACATGTCAACGGGAAACGCTTCAAAAAGGCCCTCGCCAAAT ATGAAGAGTGTGTGAAGCAGGGGATAGATTTCGTTCCAGCCAGACTCAAACAGAAGAAGCCCAGAGACAACGTAGGAGAGGACGTCGGTCGGGGGAGGGCCTCAAAACAGGGGCGCGGCACATTGGATCCGTCGTCCAGTGACGAGGACCACAGCGACTCTGAGGACAGCATGAGTGACCTCTATCCTA CATCTGTGTTCACCTTAAAAAACACGGAAGAAGAAAATATGGAGGGTGAAGGgaatgaggaggaagacgactTCAAAACAGATGAAGACGAGGGAATGGAGGTGGACAAGCAGGAGGTGCAGAAACGCAAAAAG gTCCAGGGTGGAGATTTACAGAAGAAATTCAAAAATAATCAGTCGAAATCAGGGCGAAAGACCAACGGGAAAGTGCGGAatgcaaagtga